The region TAAAGTTGCCGCAAACAGGATTACAACAATCATCGAAATTGAAATAGCAAATCCCACCAAATATTGTTGGTACATGATAGAATGATACCCCAATAAAAGCAATGAAATAATACTTCCCGAAATCATCGAAACCGTAATTTCTTTAGTAAAATAAGCCCGGCTGAAATCTTTCAATGTTCCGTTTGCTAAACCTTGTACCACGATTGCCGATGCCTGAACCCCAATATTTCCCGCTGTTGCAGAAAGTAGCGGTACAAAAATGATTAAAGTAGAATATTTTTGAAATGTTGCTTCATTTCCTTTCAAAACAAAAGAAGCTACAATTTCGATCACCATTCCAATCAAAAGCCAGGGCAAACGCGCTTTTGTTAATTCGTAAACGCTGTCATTCGATTCAACGTCTTGTGTAATACCCGCTGCCAATTGGTAATCTTTATCCGCTTCTTCCTTGATTACATCTACGATATCGTCGATAGTAATTCTTCCAACTAATCTTCCTAATTCATCAACAACCGGAATAGCCTCTAAGTCATATTTCTGCATGATACGAGCAACTTCGACGTCTTCTGTATCAACATTTACAAAATTTAATTTTCGGATATACACTTCACCAATCTGAGTTTTGGTAGAAGAAGTCAGTAAATCTTTTAGAGAAAGTCTTCCTTTTAATCGGTTTTCATCATCCACTACATAAATAGAATGAACTCTGGAAACATTTTCTGCCTGAATTCTCATTTCTTTAACACAGGTCAAAACATTCCAGTTTTCATTTACTTTTACAAGCTCTTTCCCCATCAGACCACCAGCCGTATTTTCGTCATAACGCAAAAGATCAACAATATCTTTGGCGTGTTCAACGTCTAATATTTCAGAGATTACTTCCGCTTTTATTTCCTGCGAAAGTTCCGCGATAATATCGGCGGCATCATTCGTTTCAAGCTCATCAAGCTCTTCTGCAATTTCTTTTGGCGAAAGTCGGCTTAAGATATTTTCACGCAGATCTTCTTCCAATTCCAGAAGAATTTCGGCTGTTTTATCACTATCTAAAACCTTAAAGATATAGGTTGCCTCGTCGAAATCTAATTCGTCTAAAATTTCGGCAATATCGGCGTGGTGCAGATCATTAAGTAAAACTTCTAATTCATTGTCGTTTTTCTTATTGATCAGCTCCTCTAACTGGTGTATAAATTCTTTACTAACTTTGAACTCCATCGGTTTCTATTTTTAGAGTTAGTTCAATAAATTCATCGACACTTAACTGCTCCGGACGTTTATCAAAGATAGTGTCTTCTCGCAATTGATCTGATAAATTTAATGTTTTCAAACTGTTACGTAATGTTTTTCGTCTCTGCTGAAAAGCGGTTTTCACTACTGTAAAAAATAACTTTTCGCTACACGGAAGGCTGTAATCTTCCTTTCGGGTCATTCTCATCACACCCGATTTCACCTTGGGCGGAGGAATAAAAACGTTTTCATCAACCGTAAACAGATACTCTGTATCATAGAAAGCCTGAGCTAAAACGGATAGGATTCCGTAGGTCTTCGAGCCTTTCTTTTCACAGATACGCTCGGCTACTTCTTTCTGAAACATTCCAGAAAATTCCGGAATCTGGTGTTTTAGATCTAATGTTCTAAAAACAATCTGAGAAGAAATATTGTACGGAAAGTTTCCAATTATGGCAAACTGCTTGTCCTGGTAAACTTCATTTATATTATACTTCAGGAAATCCTGAGAGATAATTTTATCTTTTAATTTTGGATAATGTGCATCCAGATACGCTACAGATTCTGTGTCGATCTCAATAACGTGTGTAGTAATTGGCTTTTCAAGTAAATATTTAGTAAGCACACCCATTCCTGGCCCTATTTCTAAAACCTCCTCATATCCTTTAAGACTTAAAGTATCTGCAATAGCTTTTGCGACACTTTCGTCTTTAAGAAAGTGCTGTCCTAAATGTTTTTTTGCTTTTACTTTTTCCATTTCATTTCTTATTTGCCACGAGGGCGCAAAAGTATTCTTTTTGCACTAAAGACTCAAAGCTTATTGGATTTATTTTGCTGCTAAGACTCGAAGACACAAAGTTTTATTTTTTGTTTTTTTTGCCACAAAGGCACAAAAACACCAAGTTTTATTCTTCAAAACTGAATACTTATTCCTGAACACTGAACACTTTATCTATCTAGTGCTCCGAGATAACTTCCAATTCTGTTCTGAAAGAAAGCATTTTATCTGCAAATAAACCTAACGCTTCTCTGTGAAATTCCGGTTCATCTTCTATATAAAACTTATCCAGTGTTTCTTTACTGTCTGTCACATATTGAGTCGAATAGGTAATGCCGCCCATTTCTTCTTCAACCAGAACTTTTACAATTCTTGCTGAAGAAAACTTATTAGTAGCCAGAATTTCCGGTATGTGTTTTTCCTGCATCCATTTTAACCATTGGTCGTGAACGCTTTCGTGTATATTGGTGGTAACGTTGTAAATAATCATTTTTTTCTAAGGTTCTGAGATGCTAAGATTCTGAGGTTCTGAGTTTTTTTCTCTTACTCTTAAATCTATTCAAATCACGATATTACTAATTCTTTTTATTGGAATTTGGAATTTTAAATATTGGAATTTACAAATTCTTATCCCCTCTCAACTCGCGGTATTTTTTTCTGGCATCGACAAAATAAATACTGTCCTGATGATTAAAAATTACCTTTTCATATAAAGGCTTTGCCTTTTCTGTGTCTTTTAGTTCGTCGTTGTAGATTTCTGCTGAGAAAAACAAGGCTTCGTCAACATAAATTCCGTCACTGTGATTGTCAATAATCTGCTGATATTGGCTTAAAGCCGAAGCAAAATCTTTCTGACTTTCGTAAATTTTTCCTAAACGAAGTAATGTTACGGCTTCTATTTCCTGACCTTTATAAGTCTTTAAAATATTCTGAAACTGTACGATTGCTTCTGGTTTTTTATTCTGATAAATTAAAAAATCTCCTTTTGCAAATGCTTTCAAAGCGACCTGAGTCGAATCTGCTGCGGTGTTGTCATTAATCAAAAGAAAATATTCTAACGCATCATTGGCGATTAACTGCGTATTGGCTGCTTTTAATTCTTTAAACTGCTTATTTGCCCATTCAAAATCGCCTTTGTAATAACTTGTTTTTGCCGCTTTCAAACTGGCTTCATGCGCCATTACATCATTCTTTAAATCCAACTGAATCTGCGAATAGTAAATAAGTGCCTGATTGTATTTTTCTTCCAAAAGCAAAATATCCGCCAGCTCCATTTTAGCATCGGCTTTTTGATATTCGTTTAAATTTAATTCTAAAGCTTTTTTGATTATTGCCTTTCCCTCCTCTGTTTTTTTCAAATTAAAAGCCAGGAAATGCGCCTGAATGATTTGCAAAGATAAGGTAAAAGGACTGATTTCGTAAGTTGCCAGCAATTGCTTTAATTCCTGATCAATAACCGGATAATCTTTTTCGGGTGCATTATCAATCTTTATCTGCATTAAATAGGCATTGGACTGAATCAGCAAACCTAAATCTTTAGTATTTTGAAGAATGAAGTTCAGAATTTCAACGGCTGTTTCGTCGTCATCTTCATTCATCGCAAACTGACTCAGATTTACAATACTCATCAAGGATTCCGGTTCACGTTTGTAAATGGCTTTTTCCTGAATAAATGCTTTCCCAAATTCTTTCTGCTGCACATAAAACCAACTCAGATAATGATTCCAGAAAACATCCTGATCTTTTTGGGTTCTAAGAATTAATGCTTTTCGCATGGCATCTTTAAAAGCCGTATTATCCGTTTCTCCATTCATAAATCGGGACAACTGAGTCTGAATCAAACTAGTATTCTGCGGATTTGTAAAAGATTCCGTCAATAGTAAATCGATCATCAAATCGGTTTTACCCAACTGTCCATACAGCATTCCGATCTGAAAATTGAAATTGAAATTCGGCTGCACCTGCATTGCCGTTTGATACGATTTTAAAGCATATTCCAGCAATACTTTTTTCTCAAACGAACTCGCAATTCCGTAAACATCATTTGGACTTACCTTTATTTTTTCGATGGCCTGTTCGTAGTAGTTTTTGGCTTTCGAATCGTTTTTCTGCAATTGAAAATTGTATCCTAACTCTACCAGAAAAACACCTTGCTTATAACGATTGTAACGATCCTGAATGGCTTTTTCGGCATTGGCAAACTGTTGTAATTGCTGATAACAATCAACCGTTCTCAAAAAATACTGTGTATTGGAAGGTGCTCCTTTTAAAAGTTCTTCGTAACTGATTTTAGCTTTTTCAAAATCACCCTTATCATAATAATACTGCGCCAGCTGCTCGTTTTGTCCAAATGCAAAACCAGAACATAATAAAACGATACAAATCAATATGTTTTTCATATTGCAGTCTTTTTTTAGTTGATTTTCAGCAGACGTTTAAAATTAAAACTGTCTTATGAAAATGTAATGCTTTCCGCTTTTTTCGATTTCCAAATAATCAAAACTAAGCCAATTACTATGAACGGAATACTTAAAATCTGTCCCATATTAATCAGCATATCGTTTTCAAAAGCTTCCTGATTTTCTTTGAAAAATTCAATGATAAATCGGGCTGCGAATAATAAAGTTAAGAAACTTCCAAAAATTAAACCTTGTGCTG is a window of Flavobacterium crocinum DNA encoding:
- the mgtE gene encoding magnesium transporter; protein product: MEFKVSKEFIHQLEELINKKNDNELEVLLNDLHHADIAEILDELDFDEATYIFKVLDSDKTAEILLELEEDLRENILSRLSPKEIAEELDELETNDAADIIAELSQEIKAEVISEILDVEHAKDIVDLLRYDENTAGGLMGKELVKVNENWNVLTCVKEMRIQAENVSRVHSIYVVDDENRLKGRLSLKDLLTSSTKTQIGEVYIRKLNFVNVDTEDVEVARIMQKYDLEAIPVVDELGRLVGRITIDDIVDVIKEEADKDYQLAAGITQDVESNDSVYELTKARLPWLLIGMVIEIVASFVLKGNEATFQKYSTLIIFVPLLSATAGNIGVQASAIVVQGLANGTLKDFSRAYFTKEITVSMISGSIISLLLLGYHSIMYQQYLVGFAISISMIVVILFAATLGTLVPLFLNKNKIDPAIATGPFITTTNDVFGIMLYFGVANLILGF
- the rsmA gene encoding 16S rRNA (adenine(1518)-N(6)/adenine(1519)-N(6))-dimethyltransferase RsmA, whose product is MEKVKAKKHLGQHFLKDESVAKAIADTLSLKGYEEVLEIGPGMGVLTKYLLEKPITTHVIEIDTESVAYLDAHYPKLKDKIISQDFLKYNINEVYQDKQFAIIGNFPYNISSQIVFRTLDLKHQIPEFSGMFQKEVAERICEKKGSKTYGILSVLAQAFYDTEYLFTVDENVFIPPPKVKSGVMRMTRKEDYSLPCSEKLFFTVVKTAFQQRRKTLRNSLKTLNLSDQLREDTIFDKRPEQLSVDEFIELTLKIETDGVQS
- a CDS encoding DUF4286 family protein — translated: MIIYNVTTNIHESVHDQWLKWMQEKHIPEILATNKFSSARIVKVLVEEEMGGITYSTQYVTDSKETLDKFYIEDEPEFHREALGLFADKMLSFRTELEVISEH
- a CDS encoding tetratricopeptide repeat protein; its protein translation is MKNILICIVLLCSGFAFGQNEQLAQYYYDKGDFEKAKISYEELLKGAPSNTQYFLRTVDCYQQLQQFANAEKAIQDRYNRYKQGVFLVELGYNFQLQKNDSKAKNYYEQAIEKIKVSPNDVYGIASSFEKKVLLEYALKSYQTAMQVQPNFNFNFQIGMLYGQLGKTDLMIDLLLTESFTNPQNTSLIQTQLSRFMNGETDNTAFKDAMRKALILRTQKDQDVFWNHYLSWFYVQQKEFGKAFIQEKAIYKREPESLMSIVNLSQFAMNEDDDETAVEILNFILQNTKDLGLLIQSNAYLMQIKIDNAPEKDYPVIDQELKQLLATYEISPFTLSLQIIQAHFLAFNLKKTEEGKAIIKKALELNLNEYQKADAKMELADILLLEEKYNQALIYYSQIQLDLKNDVMAHEASLKAAKTSYYKGDFEWANKQFKELKAANTQLIANDALEYFLLINDNTAADSTQVALKAFAKGDFLIYQNKKPEAIVQFQNILKTYKGQEIEAVTLLRLGKIYESQKDFASALSQYQQIIDNHSDGIYVDEALFFSAEIYNDELKDTEKAKPLYEKVIFNHQDSIYFVDARKKYRELRGDKNL